The sequence AGCTGGACGCATATATTGACAGAAAAATATGACCTTAACATACAGGGTAAGGTCAGATCCCATTGCATAATTGTTCAGAACTGAACCTACAAACTCAGGTAGGTTACGGCAGAAAAAAAAACTTCCAAAAAGTGTTCTTCATCAACAGCCTTGTTAGCTAAAAGATAAGCAGTTCTCTATACACATGACAGGTAGAAGTctgaacactacaaaacaccatTTTTAAAGACAAAATGTTACTTACCAAACCCTCTAGGAACCGTAGCCTGTAGTTCGGAATACTACCCGCCAGTGTTTCGATGGTTAGTTCGTCCATTCCGAAGAACCAATGTTTCAGCAAAAGTGGTTTTGTTCGCAAAAAGGAGctgaacaaaacaaacaaaagatcCACCTGCATGGCTGCATCACCAAGTACATATATACCACCTATTCCTACAATATTACAATCGTTAGTCGCTCTATCAATATTTAACTTACGGAAAGGAGGAAGTAAGTTTCAATTTCATCATGTTGTTAACCTAATATGGACCGAAGAAAGGATCTTCGTGGTTCTGGTATATGATGAATAATTCATTCGAGTAGAATCCAGCTAAAGTTTTACAGTCTTCAAGTCCTTCAGAGATGAACACTTCCAGCTCTTTTGCAGACCTCTTCAAGTCACCTTTGGGATTATTATCCGTCAGAAACTCAGCCATCTCACTTCCCCTGCAGTATAATGTAACAGACAATATCTTAGTAGAAATTTCAAGAAAGCAAGTATTTATGCAAATGAAACAGTACAGTGCGACAAATCGTATAAAAGAGGCCGCAGCACTTTAGAGCTTTACATCATACAGCATAGATTAATTTTGCAACTATCGAAGTTTTCCATCCAAATGTTAGGGAACTAAGTTGCTAATGGTTTGCCACGGGATAATAATCATCATGAAACTACGGGCTATTCAACTTATAAGGTGTCAGGGCATCTGATTACAGCAATTAAGAAGCAAGATGACATTAAGCACATTCAAACAAGCTTTCAGACAGATAATACAACTGCGATAAGTTGCATCTTATGCAAAACATAGTAAACATAAACAAAACATagtaaacataaaaaataaaaaataaaaaaagccgTATTACTTTGTGCAGCATAAATTTCACACATTAGAAATGATGGAAAAACATATAGGATTATGGAGTTTATGAAGACAAACCGGAGGGCGACGAACTTGCTAAAGACACTAAATCATCGGTTCCTGTTATGCAATGAACTTTTGACTGATTTTCGCTTCGTTAGTTGCTGTCTATGTAAAGCACAAACAGCTTTCATACAAAGGATGGGATCCTCTTCCAAGGAGGAAAGCATGTCATTTGCAGTTTGCCATATCGATTCTTTATTTCCATtccttttgatgatttctataacTTGACCAATATCTAACTTATCAACTGCGTCATCTGGGTCACTGGAACTATTTTCACATTCAGACTCCATACATCCACCCAAACTGACACCAACACTCTCAGATTCAATCGCATCTGCCATTTCCTCTTCATCGTCCAACCTATTAACTGCATTatctgagtcacttgaactatttTCACATTCAGACCCATTCACCATAAGTTTACTGACACCATCACTCTCACCATCAATCTGCTCTGCCACTTTCCCTTTGTCATCCAACTTATGAACTGCGTCATCCGAATCACCTGAACTAACTCCAAATTCAGACACATTCACCATAAATCCACCAAAACTGAAACCATCAAAATCAATCTCTTCTGCcactttctcttcttcattcGTTGCAGTTTGGCTGCCCACATTCTCTTTTGATGACCCACCTGCACATTGATTCACTGTACAGATTTTGGGATCCGGCATAGAAGTTATAAGAGCAGGTCTTGAATTTTGGTGCTTAATGCTGGAATCATTACTGACTTCTGCTGCAACCGTATCCACAAAAACATTCTCAGGTATTGATAACGGGTCGAGATCGAGTACCATAGTTGAAAATAAACCCCCCATATCACCTGTGGACTTAACAGGGATATTATGAGAAAACCCAAACAAGTAGCCAGCAGCAATTTTAAAGGAGAGGCCCCTCCTTCGAAAGATGGTTTCATGCCCTGCCACCTTTACTAGACATGCAACCTTAACACCATTTTCTGTGGAGTAATCATTGAGAACTTCTACGAGATGAAACTTGCATCCTCTCCTTGTATTCGGATCCAAGCACCAATCAAATGGCTTCCACTCCTTATAAAGTGCCCACACTTCCCCTTCTCTTGGATAAAGTTCAACCAGTTCATTTGAATAACGATGCTCTTGAAACGAAGTGACCAAATGTGAGATAACAGGGTGATTGCCAACTACAATGTTATTTTGATCTATTTCATCACCATCCAGCTTAAAGAATCCACAAGAAACAGGCAAACCTACCTCATGCCATTTTTTCTCATCTGGGTTAATAGGAGCGGGTCTCAGCCACCTAACATACAATGTGTTTTCTGTGCTATTTGTTTCCTCTGAATAACAACTTTCTATTTTATTAATCCGAGCATACAACCGAGGCATTTTTTCTTGATCGTGAAAAGCCAAAAACTGTCCAACTGCAAATGCATCAGCCTTGTGAACTATTATGGGTTTAACTATGATCCCAGATAATCTTACTAAAGATCCTTCCACTTCATTTGATCTACATATAGCTGTATCCGAGCTCACTTCTTGGTCACATACTTTTCCTGTGAGTTTATTGACTGATTGGGTCTCAGCTATAAGTTCACTATCATCCCCACCCAACCTGACACAGTCAATCTCAGTATCAATCTCTTCAGCCACTTTCTCTTTGTCAACCAACTTATTAACTGCATCATCTGAGTGGCTTGCACTATTTCCATGCTCAGACACATTCACCATAAGTCCACCCAAACTGACACCGTCACTCTCAAAATCAATCTCTTCTGCCACTTTCTCTTCGTCATCTTTTGCAGTTAGGTTGCTTACATTCTCTCTTGACGACCCATCCGTTTCCAAATTATTTGAAGACGATGTGTTTTCATCTTTTGAAGTTCCATCAGCCTGACTCTCTTTTTCTTCACATGTTAATGGCCATGAAGTTGTATTGAGTTGCTTGACATTTTGATCTCCAGGAGCAACATCCCCTGCACATTGCCTACAGATTTCAGGATTCAGCACTGAAGTTATAGGAGGAGACCTAGAATTTTGGTGATTAAGGCAGGCACCATTGCTAAATTCTGCTGCAACTGTATGCACAACAACATCCTCAGGTATTGATAATGGGTCAGGATTCGGCACATCATTTGATCTGCTCTTGCTCTCAGCAGTATCCGACCCAGCTTCTTGGCTACAACTTTTTCCAATTAGTTTGTCGGGTGATAAGGTCTCAGCTATAAATTCACAATCATCCCCACCCAAACTTCTTACCTTCTCCAAAGGCTGCTCCCCTGAGTTGCGTATCAGACTGCTTTTATCTGAATCCTCCCCAACAGTTCTCGTAGTCCCGCAAGAATTTTGTAAAGTAGCTTCCCCATTTATATTCACGGTTTCTGAATGTGCTCTATCTAAAGGCTTCACAGAACCACAAGGAATCAAGCTTGCATCACTTCTTGGATCATCCCCACCCAAACTTCTTACCCTCTTCATAGGCTGCTCTCCTGAGTTGCACATTAAATGGCTTCCATCTGAACCCTCACTAACCTTTCTCTTAGTTCCCAAAGAAATCTGTGAAGTAACTTCCATATTTAAATTCACTGGGCTCCCAGATGATCTTCCTAAAGATTCTTCCACCTCATTTGATGCAATCTTGTTTTTAGCAGTACCCGAGCTCGCTTCTTGGCTACACCCATTTCCAATTAGTTTATCGAGTGATTGTGTCTCAGCTGTAACTTCAAATCATCCCAACCCAAACTTCTTATCCTCCTCAAAGGCTGCTCTCCAGAGTTGCATATTTCATCTGAACCCTCGCTGACAATTCTCTTAGTCCCAGGAGAACATTGTGAAGTAGCTCCCccatttatatccacggtttctgAATGTACTGCGTCTATCAGCTTAGCAGAACCACAAGGACTCAAGCTTGCATCTCCTCTCGAATCAGACTCTGAACATTTTTCTCTATCTTTAAAAGCACTGTAAGCTTTCTCGACGAGCCCAAATACAGATCGAATGTCTGGAAACTTGTTTCTAATGGGTTCCAAAGTTCTGATCAGCTCCACATATTTCACCTCTATTTCAGACTCATCATCCGTCTTGTTAACCCCGAGAACGGAGCACCAATCAACTCCATTCCCTTGAGAGTCAGCTGCACATACTATGTCACATACTTTTATCAATTCATCAACATATTCAAGTCCTGGAAACGATGCTCTCGCTTCAATTAGCTTGATCCTAGCACCAACATAACTACTATGCTTCATAAGAATCAATGCAACAGATCTTCGAACCGCCGCTTCCATCTCAACCCTCCCCATCCCTTCCAATTCACAAAATTCCCAAAATATATACCTTGATCAGCTCTTCCTAACCTACATTTTCCCAAAACAACAATTACTTATAGTGGAAATTCCCAAGCATAAAGCATCAAACACAGTTGCagagaaatcaaaaataaaaaagaacccTTTTTTGCAAATTGAACAAATTCTACAACCCCAGAGGTAGAAAAGCGAAAGCACTTCAAAACCCTTCAATTATTAGCTCAGAAGCATCTTAAAATGtgaaaaaaatctaacatttataAACCCTTTTGTTCTAAGTTCAGAAAAAATGCAAGAAATGTAAAAATGAAGGAGATGGGGAGACTTACCGGAGATTTCCTGCAAGTgaaaggaggaggaagaagaagaaggacctAGAGCAGCATCAGCAGTAGTGGGCGTTTTGTTTGTCTGAAAGCCCTTAATTTTAGGGCAAGGATTAGAACTAGTGACCTCCAGATAAGAATCCGAAAACTTTAAAAGATTTGTTTAAACCCAACCAGGATTAACTTTAACCTAATTGGATAGGACCTGAGTTTCACACTTAGGTCAGAGGTTCGAGTCTCCGTGCTACAAATAAAATACTTTATAGGGCATTTGATTGCGAAATTTTGAAGGTGGGGTTTATGGGATCAGAGGGTTTGGTTGAACTATATCCACGTTTTCAGAAAAAAATGAAAgtgtcactttttctgaaacagaggtAGTATCAACTGGAGTTCAGGCTGCAGAAAAAGTTGCAGCTAGTGAAGGTTCAAATGAAGGCTGGACTTGTGCTAGAAAGAAGAAAATCATCAAATATGCACACAGCAGCACAAGTTTTCTTTTAGTTGGAATTTCATAGTCAGTTCACAAGTAGAGCTAATTTTCACATTTGATTTACAGGACAACTATTGTCAGAAAACAAAAGAAGTACAACCCAAAAGACACTGATAGAAGAGAAACTGACAAACTCATTGCATTTGCCATAATGTCtaacattttcttcttctttttcacgtTTTCTGCACCTCCGAAAGAAAAGAATGTCATTGCTGGAGTTGGATCAGATTCGGCATTGAAGTTATACTGCGCTGTTTGACATTTTGATTCCCTGTATTGATTTTGGGATCCGGCACTGAAGTTGTACGGGGAAACCCAGAATTTTGGTGCTTAATGCTGGAACCATTACTGAATTTTGCAGCAACTGTATTAACAACAACAGCCTTAGGTATTGATAACGGGTTGAGATCAAATACAGTACCTGCAAATAGACCCTTCATGTCACCTGCGGACCTAACCGGGATATTGTGAGAAAACCCAAACAAATTGCGAGCAGCAATTTGATAAGACAAGCTACTCCTTTGGAAGATGGTTTTATACCCTGCCACCTTCACCATTGGTGCAACCTTAACACCAGTTGCGGTCGAGTAATCACTGAGAATTTCCATGAGCAGGAACTTGCATccttttcttgttttaggatccGAGCACCAATCAAATGGTTTCCAATCTTTATATATTGCCCATACTTCACCTGCTTGAGGATAAAGTTCAACCAGTTCTTCTGAATAACGGTATTCTTGAAACGATGAGACCAAATGTGAGAAAACTACCTTGTCACATTTGTCTATCTTATTACCATCCATCTTAAAGAACCCGCAAGAAACGGGCAAACCTGCCTCATGCCATTTTTTTCTCATCTGCGTTAACAGGAGCAGGTCTCAGCCACCTAAAATACAGTACTTCTTCTGTGCTATCTGTTTCCTTGTTATAGCAGCGTTCTATTCTAGTAATTTTAGCATACAACCGAGGCATTTTTTCTTGATCGTAAACAGCCAATAACTGACCATCAGAAAATGCACCATCCTTTGAAGATGTGTTTTCATCTTTTGACGTTCCATCAACCAGATTCTTTTTTTCTTCACATGTTCTTGGTGATAGATGTCTTCGCTGCGAATATGTAATGAGTTTCTTGACATTTTGATTTCCAGGGGCAACATCCCCTGCACATTGCCTACATATTTTGGGATTCTGCACTGAAGTTATAGGATGAGATCCAGAATTTTGGTGCTAAATGCAGGCACCATTGCTAAATTCTTCTGCAACTGTATCCATAACAACATCCTCGGGTATAAATAACAGGTCGAGATTAGGCGTTTCATTTAATGTACAATTGCTTTCATCAATATCCGACCCCGCTTCTGGGCTACAAACTTTTCCAATTAGTTTCAGTGACTGGGTATTAGCTATAATTTCAAAATCATCCCCACCCAAACTTTGATATTTCCCTACTTGTACAGGGATATCTATTCCCTGCTACTCAAAGTGCCCTATTGATCCGGGTAGTATGGAAGGGAAGTTTCCATGTAAATTTCTGTTTTACAGAAACTGAGTATTCATGGCAATTGAAACAGATACTCAGTTTTTGTAGCATTTTACATGGTAACTGAGTTTTCGTTTTCGTAAatttatttgtttgacctttttttcTTTTACACCTCTCTCACACT comes from Papaver somniferum cultivar HN1 chromosome 7, ASM357369v1, whole genome shotgun sequence and encodes:
- the LOC113294525 gene encoding uncharacterized protein LOC113294525, which produces MEVTSQISLGTKRKVSEGSDGSHLMCNSGEQPMKRVRSLGGDDPRSDASLIPCGSVKPLDRAHSETVNINGEATLQNSCGTTRTVGEDSDKSSLIRNSGEQPLEKVRSLGGDDCEFIAETLSPDKLIGKSCSQEAGSDTAESKSRSNDVPNPDPLSIPEDVVVHTVAAEFSNGACLNHQNSRSPPITSVLNPEICRQCAGDVAPGDQNVKQLNTTSWPLTCEEKESQADGTSKDENTSSSNNLETDGSSRENVSNLTAKDDEEKVAEEIDFESDGVSLGGLMVNVSEHGNSASHSDDAVNKLVDKEKVAEEIDTEIDCVRLGGDDSELIAETQSVNKLTGKVCDQEVSSDTAICRSNEVEGSLVRLSGIIVKPIIVHKADAFAVGQFLAFHDQEKMPRLYARINKIESCYSEETNSTENTLYVRWLRPAPINPDEKKWHEVGLPVSCGFFKLDGDEIDQNNIVVGNHPVISHLVTSFQEHRYSNELVELYPREGEVWALYKEWKPFDWCLDPNTRRGCKFHLVEVLNDYSTENGVKVACLVKVAGHETIFRRRGLSFKIAAGYLFGFSHNIPVKSTGDMGGLFSTMVLDLDPLSIPENVFVDTVAAEVSNDSSIKHQNSRPALITSMPDPKICTVNQCAGGSSKENVGSQTATNEEEKVAEEIDFDGFSFGGFMVNVSEFGVSSGDSDDAVHKLDDKGKVAEQIDGESDGVSKLMVNGSECENSSSDSDNAVNRLDDEEEMADAIESESVGVSLGGCMESECENSSSDPDDAVDKLDIGQVIEIIKRNGNKESIWQTANDMLSSLEEDPILCMKAVCALHRQQLTKRKSVKSSLHNRNR